Within Dictyostelium discoideum AX4 chromosome 4 chromosome, whole genome shotgun sequence, the genomic segment AAATACCACCACACTCACTATTGACATATGGTGTTGAGGAACCGAAATCAACTATCAAAGTAATGGCTGTGGAAAGTGTTTGAGAAGCTACATTTTGGATACACAAAAATAGACTAATTGCAAAGAAGgaaactaataaaaaattggttttcatttttttttttttttttttttttttttaaaaattttatttttttttttttttttttttttttctaaatctaatttatttattaattttataaaaataatttatttgttttattaattttgatttcaatgacaataataattttttaaaattttttttggcttttatagaaaaaaaatatatattataataataaaaaaaaaaaaaaaaaaaaaaaaaaaatggtatgatatttattttcgTCTTTCTTGTTTATCAGAGATTATACtgcaatattttttttttataatttggtttcagaaaaattttaattcggTTGaaggtttttttaaaatattaactccattagtttttttttattttttttttatcataattttattaatatttgaaaaaaaaagacatcCTTTTTGTTCGAGAAATCCTTAACTATCAAAGACTAATTATCAGTTcattgtaattaaaaaaaaaaaaaaaatacgaAAATGAAAAGGAACCCACCCAAAAAGCGGATAATATAttttccactttttttttcgacACACTAGActtagatttttattttttttatttttttttttttattttttttttttttgtttatttaattgaattaaaatattattttacgtaaccgtttttttttaatcatgattgcatttctttttttttttttaataattatttttattatttttattattttttttttttttttttttttctgttaaaaaatttttatttatttttttttttttttttttttttttttttttttgattacaTGCAGAATTTTGtggaatttttattataatttttttcatgtATTTTGTGGGTCTGtgtttgaattaaaaaccatttttggaactttttattaataaataaaacgcaattaattttctattaaaaaaagatattattttttttttttttttttttttttttttttttttttgatttttaatgataataatccccatcataatttaattattaaaaattcataatGGAAAGAGATTTCGCAATTATTACCAACTTTGGGGAATATTTTTAGCCTAAAAATCAAGGtaggtgtttttttttataaataacaTTCTccttatttttaaatttatctgTTACAAgcatttaatattttttttttttttattcgaaatcttaatttttttttttttttttttttttttatttatttattaaaatcatcccGATTTTAATTCGATATCCGAtttcataaaattttattaaaaatatgtcatcataaaaaaaaaaaaaaaaaaaattttataaataatatattttattaattcattattaaatattaataataattcaaataactAAATTTCCAATTCAACTTTTGGAAagtgaattttcatttttatttgtttgaaaACACTTTCCAAAAGttgactaaaaaaaaaaataaaaaaaaaataaaaaaaataaaaaaaaaaataaaaaaaaataaaaaaaaaaattttgattcaccatttttttttttttttttttatatattttattcaatttgttgttattttgggttttaaaatgaaaaaaaaggtattatTACACACTCAAGTCGAACTtgatgaattaaaagaatatatGCTATCaggtaaatatttttttttttcttttttttttcttttttttccatttcaattaatttaaattgattatttaaaaaatattacacCAGGTGATCCCTatggaaatttaaatttaaataagaaTGAAACAACTAAAGATCCAAGATTGATTGAAAAAAGTTATAAAGTTTTGATTAGAAAACATAAAATAGCAATGAgcgaaaaaagaaaacaagaGACCAAACCAAATAAAGATGAACTTGAAAGAGACGAAgaacattttataaaattaacaaattcaTATAAACTCTTATCAAATCGTAGAATGAAAGAATTATAtgatcattattactatgaaaaaatggtaaaaataaataaaagtaatgaaaaaaatgaaagtaatccttcattttcaaaaagttTATCTTCAACCTCAACTTCagcatcaacatcaacaacaacatcacaAACATCACAAACATCAAGGTCACacacattattattattaaaagatttatcacatttattaatgaatatTACATATTATCCAATTAGAGAATATTGTTATTTCATTCAAAGTTCAGTTAATATTAATGGAGGATTCGATGAAaatgtatttaattttaaagagttACCAAAATATGGATTAGGAAAACTTTATAGaggaatattattatcatcaattggtTTAAATCAACTCAATGCTTTTAGAAGTATTATATTGAGCAAAGTTGCTGGTGGTTTATTGCAATTAAAACCTCACTCTTTGGTTGGTAGAATTTTAAGGTTTGCCTCCAAGTTTGCTGTTCTTATTCCATTTTGTTTGGTTGTTGACGTTTATGTTTTGGCACCAACCGAgtattctttaattaaagtaATTAGAGATTGTATTCTAAAGAGAGGTGGTGACGGTATCAAATTTAGTAATTTATATTACTCTTTGTTCCCATCACTATCAATATTGGTTTCCAAGAAATTAATTAGAGGATCcgttgaatttttaaaagaaagaattagtaaaaaatatgaaaataataaagaaagtAAGAAATTGGCCATATTGAATTCACTATTTTCAAATGTTGGTCTATTATCAAGTTTCCTGTGTTGCCCTTTACAA encodes:
- a CDS encoding DNAJ heat shock N-terminal domain-containing protein; this translates as MKKKVLLHTQVELDELKEYMLSGDPYGNLNLNKNETTKDPRLIEKSYKVLIRKHKIAMSEKRKQETKPNKDELERDEEHFIKLTNSYKLLSNRRMKELYDHYYYEKMVKINKSNEKNESNPSFSKSLSSTSTSASTSTTTSQTSQTSRSHTLLLLKDLSHLLMNITYYPIREYCYFIQSSVNINGGFDENVFNFKELPKYGLGKLYRGILLSSIGLNQLNAFRSIILSKVAGGLLQLKPHSLVGRILRFASKFAVLIPFCLVVDVYVLAPTEYSLIKVIRDCILKRGGDGIKFSNLYYSLFPSLSILVSKKLIRGSVEFLKERISKKYENNKESKKLAILNSLFSNVGLLSSFLCCPLQVIYIQYPKLIINSYLENNISSIPSPTLNPISIAIEIYKNNNNSLSKFFCGLVPYILSNVYLHYITSAAIINTNNKKSTYDYFDIFS